The proteins below are encoded in one region of Acetobacteroides hydrogenigenes:
- a CDS encoding beta-N-acetylhexosaminidase, which yields MKKLLICALLLAMSFVSFGQQPYTIIPYPNQLDKLSGAFEFKQNLSVTLPRSFASELKWLTATFKDEYGIAIATSAKGQVVFKQDKTMANEAYRLTVASDKIAIEAATPTGCFYAVQSLRHLMQLTGTGNYRIAACKIEDKPAFGWRAFMLDESRNFKGKAVVKQMLDQMALLKMNVFHWHLTDDQGWRIEIKKYPLLTEVGAWRDSTQSGIWPTGWKSTTFDPNAHGGYYTQDDIREIVAYAAARHITIVPEIEMPGHASAAVAAYPWLGTTGEAIKVPSSYGFLKPVVYNIADERVYTFIEDVLKEVMALFPSKVIHIGGDEVNYDPWKQCTAITQLMEREGFKNYSDVQIYFTNRVSNFIDSQKRSMMGWNEILGKNVHEWSSESDATGSLAKSSIIHFWKGKSEMLKDAITRGYSVVNSDNPYTYLDYDHKAIPLSKAYSFNPVPQGISENEAKQVLGLGCQMWCEFIPKVTDLYSHVFPRIAAYAEVGWTQTANKDYDRFTKSLTTLKRYWDSKGITYYTE from the coding sequence ATGAAGAAACTACTAATCTGTGCGCTGCTTTTAGCCATGAGTTTTGTCTCGTTTGGGCAGCAACCCTACACCATTATTCCCTATCCCAACCAGTTGGATAAGCTGAGTGGTGCTTTTGAGTTTAAGCAAAATCTTAGCGTAACTCTTCCTCGTTCTTTTGCCTCGGAGTTAAAGTGGCTGACTGCAACTTTTAAGGACGAATATGGTATTGCTATAGCCACGAGCGCTAAAGGACAGGTTGTCTTTAAGCAGGATAAGACGATGGCAAATGAGGCTTATCGCTTGACAGTGGCTTCGGATAAAATAGCCATCGAGGCAGCAACACCTACTGGCTGTTTTTATGCGGTACAGTCGCTACGTCATCTTATGCAGCTTACCGGCACAGGGAACTACCGCATTGCGGCTTGTAAGATAGAGGACAAGCCTGCCTTTGGGTGGCGCGCTTTTATGCTCGACGAGTCGCGTAACTTTAAGGGTAAGGCTGTTGTTAAGCAGATGCTCGATCAGATGGCGCTGCTTAAGATGAACGTTTTCCATTGGCACCTAACCGACGATCAGGGTTGGCGTATCGAAATAAAGAAGTACCCTCTACTTACCGAGGTCGGCGCTTGGCGAGATAGCACCCAAAGCGGCATATGGCCTACCGGATGGAAGAGCACAACGTTCGACCCCAACGCCCACGGTGGGTACTACACCCAAGATGATATTCGCGAGATTGTAGCCTATGCTGCAGCACGACATATTACCATTGTCCCCGAGATAGAGATGCCCGGACATGCTTCGGCTGCTGTTGCCGCTTACCCTTGGTTGGGCACTACAGGCGAAGCCATTAAGGTGCCTAGCAGCTACGGTTTCCTTAAACCGGTAGTTTACAATATTGCCGACGAGCGCGTATATACCTTTATAGAGGATGTGCTTAAAGAGGTAATGGCGCTTTTCCCCAGCAAAGTGATTCATATTGGAGGCGATGAGGTTAACTACGATCCATGGAAGCAATGTACAGCCATAACCCAGCTCATGGAGCGCGAGGGCTTTAAGAACTACTCCGATGTGCAAATCTACTTTACCAATCGCGTGTCTAACTTTATCGATAGCCAGAAGCGCAGCATGATGGGATGGAACGAGATCTTAGGTAAGAATGTGCACGAATGGTCGAGCGAGAGCGACGCTACCGGCTCCTTGGCTAAGAGCTCCATTATTCACTTCTGGAAGGGCAAATCGGAGATGCTAAAGGATGCTATTACCAGAGGATATAGTGTGGTTAATTCCGATAATCCTTATACCTATCTCGATTACGACCATAAGGCAATTCCTTTGTCAAAAGCCTATTCGTTTAACCCCGTACCTCAAGGCATAAGCGAGAACGAGGCTAAGCAGGTATTGGGTCTTGGATGCCAAATGTGGTGCGAGTTTATCCCTAAGGTTACTGATCTTTACAGCCATGTTTTCCCTCGTATTGCCGCATATGCCGAGGTTGGTTGGACACAAACCGCCAATAAGGACTACGATCGCTTTACTAAGTCGCTTACCACGCTAAAGCGCTATTGGGATAGCAAGGGTATTACCTATTATACCGAGTAG